The Amycolatopsis sp. DG1A-15b genome window below encodes:
- a CDS encoding esterase-like activity of phytase family protein, producing MRTLLCLAAVLLSVPTGSAQAATTQKWPGDPAVSVADPAGVLGDNVSGLSFDGTDVLWAVKNGPGTLYRLLRDGSTWRPIDNWELRYRDGSGDPDAEGVVVTPDGVFAATERDNDGDGSLLKVLRYDTGSTASELDASAEWDLTGDLPAVDDNGGFEGITWIPDTFLTAGGFRDDHTKAPYDPAAYAGHGTGLYFLGLEDEGRIHAYALDQAGGGFTRVASFSAGFPKVMELEFDPATGSLWSVCDDTCSGKSATLKLSGGKFTVTATYARPSKMPNYNNEGFAIAPACGAGHRAVVWSDDGDDGGHALRTGTLPCG from the coding sequence GTGCGTACTCTCCTCTGCCTCGCCGCTGTCCTTCTCTCCGTGCCCACCGGCAGCGCACAAGCCGCCACGACGCAGAAGTGGCCCGGTGATCCCGCCGTCTCGGTCGCCGATCCCGCGGGGGTGCTCGGCGACAACGTCAGCGGGCTTTCCTTCGACGGCACCGATGTGTTGTGGGCGGTCAAGAACGGCCCGGGCACGCTCTACCGGCTCCTCCGCGACGGCAGCACCTGGCGGCCCATCGACAACTGGGAGCTGCGCTACCGGGACGGCAGCGGCGACCCGGACGCCGAAGGGGTCGTCGTCACGCCCGATGGCGTGTTCGCCGCGACCGAGCGCGACAACGACGGAGACGGCAGCCTGCTGAAAGTGCTGCGGTACGACACCGGATCGACAGCGAGCGAACTCGACGCGTCCGCGGAATGGGACCTCACCGGCGACCTGCCCGCCGTCGACGACAACGGCGGTTTCGAAGGCATCACCTGGATCCCGGACACCTTCCTGACCGCCGGCGGCTTCCGCGACGACCACACCAAGGCGCCCTACGACCCGGCCGCCTACGCCGGCCACGGGACCGGCCTCTACTTCCTGGGCCTCGAAGACGAAGGCCGGATCCACGCCTACGCCCTCGACCAGGCCGGCGGCGGGTTCACCCGGGTGGCGTCGTTCTCGGCCGGCTTCCCGAAGGTCATGGAGCTGGAGTTCGACCCGGCGACCGGCAGCCTCTGGTCGGTCTGCGACGACACCTGCTCCGGCAAATCGGCGACGCTGAAGCTCTCCGGCGGCAAGTTCACCGTGACCGCGACCTACGCGCGGCCGTCGAAGATGCCGAACTACAACAACGAAGGGTTCGCGATCGCCCCGGCCTGCGGCGCCGGACACCGCGCGGTCGTGTGGTCCGACGACGGCGACGACGGCGGCCACGCCCTGCGCACGGGGACGCTGCCCTGCGGCTGA
- a CDS encoding SDR family oxidoreductase: MNQVVVVTGASGGIGRAVARAFGARQARVALLARGKEGLEAAAEDVTRAGGTALAIPADVADFGQVDAAASRAEKELGPIDVWVNVAFTSVFAPFAEIEPDEFRRVTDVSYLGYVHGTMAALHRMKPRDRGTIVQVGSALAYRGIPLQSAYCGAKHAIQGFNEALRCELLHDGSHVRTTMVQMPAVNTPQFSWVRSKLPHQAQPVPPIYQPEVAARAVLHAAEHPRRREYWVGGSTVGTLIANAVAPGVLDRYLARTGYRSQQTGAKKPADQPENLWSPADRERDFGAHGRFDAKATPRSVQLWASRHHGAVAAAGSALAATALAVWRRARS, encoded by the coding sequence ATGAACCAGGTCGTGGTCGTGACCGGGGCCAGCGGCGGTATCGGCCGCGCGGTCGCGCGGGCGTTCGGGGCCCGGCAGGCCCGGGTGGCCCTGCTGGCGCGGGGGAAGGAAGGCCTCGAAGCCGCCGCGGAAGACGTCACCCGCGCCGGCGGGACGGCCCTCGCGATCCCCGCCGACGTCGCCGACTTCGGCCAGGTCGACGCGGCCGCTTCCCGGGCCGAGAAGGAGCTGGGTCCGATCGACGTGTGGGTGAACGTGGCGTTCACGTCGGTGTTCGCGCCGTTCGCCGAGATCGAGCCGGACGAGTTCCGCCGCGTCACCGACGTGAGCTACCTCGGCTACGTCCACGGCACGATGGCCGCCCTGCACCGGATGAAGCCCCGCGACCGCGGCACGATCGTGCAGGTGGGTTCGGCGCTGGCGTACCGCGGCATCCCGTTGCAGAGCGCGTATTGCGGGGCGAAGCACGCGATCCAGGGGTTCAACGAGGCGTTGCGCTGCGAGCTGCTGCACGACGGCAGCCACGTCCGCACGACGATGGTCCAGATGCCGGCGGTGAACACGCCGCAGTTCTCGTGGGTCCGGTCCAAGCTGCCGCACCAGGCCCAGCCGGTGCCGCCGATCTACCAGCCGGAGGTGGCGGCGCGCGCGGTGTTGCACGCGGCCGAGCACCCGCGTCGCCGCGAGTACTGGGTCGGCGGGAGCACCGTCGGAACGTTGATCGCGAACGCCGTCGCGCCGGGTGTGCTCGACCGGTACCTCGCCCGGACCGGCTACCGGTCCCAGCAGACGGGGGCGAAGAAGCCCGCGGACCAGCCGGAGAACCTGTGGTCGCCGGCGGATCGCGAGCGGGACTTCGGTGCGCACGGCCGGTTCGACGCCAAGGCGACGCCGAGGAGCGTGCAGCTGTGGGCGAGCCGGCACCACGGTGCTGTCGCCGCAGCGGGGAGTGCCTTGGCCGCGACGGCACTGGCGGTGTGGCGGCGGGCGCGGTCGTGA
- a CDS encoding thiamine pyrophosphate-requiring protein yields the protein MSQTVGDYLLQRLREWGVEQVFAYPGDGINGLVASFGKADNQPRFVQARHEEMAALSAVGYAKFSGNVGVCMATSGPGAIHLLNGLYDAKLDHVPVVAIVGQTARSAMGGSYQQEVDLQALYKDVASEYLVEVNVAEQLPNALDRAIRTAESSRCPTALIIPADLQEEEYSPPQHAFKQVPSSPPSTSWPRPVPPEADIAAAAEVLNAGEKVAILVGQGARGAAEEVREVAEITGAGVAKALLGKDVLPDDLPWVTGSIGLLGTRPSYELMRDCDTLLIVGSNFPYSQFLPDFGQARAVQIDLDGRLIGMRYPTEVNLVGDSAATLRALLPKLTSKPDRAWRETIEKNVASWWETVEKEAAVDADPVNPMAIVSELSKRIPENAIVTADSGSSTNWYARNLRMRGDMRGSLSGTLATMGPGVPYAIGAKFAHPDRPVIALVGDGAMQMNGLAELITIARYHTLWIDPTCVICVFHNNDLNQVTWELRAMGGAPKFEESQSLPDVDYAGFALSLGLSAVTVDKPDQLASAWDTALTAGKPAVLDVRCDPDVPPIPPHATFEQVKSAAQAVLKGDPDAFHLVAQGVKTKLQEFLPGKTR from the coding sequence ATGAGCCAGACAGTCGGTGACTACCTGCTCCAGCGCTTGCGCGAGTGGGGTGTCGAGCAGGTTTTCGCCTATCCCGGCGACGGGATCAACGGCCTCGTCGCCTCGTTCGGCAAAGCGGACAACCAGCCGCGGTTCGTCCAGGCCCGGCACGAGGAGATGGCCGCCTTGTCCGCGGTCGGCTACGCGAAGTTCAGCGGCAACGTCGGTGTCTGCATGGCCACCTCCGGCCCGGGCGCGATCCACCTGCTCAACGGGCTCTACGACGCCAAGCTCGACCACGTCCCGGTGGTCGCGATCGTCGGGCAGACCGCACGCAGCGCGATGGGCGGCAGCTACCAGCAGGAAGTCGACCTGCAGGCGCTCTACAAGGACGTGGCGAGCGAATACCTCGTCGAGGTCAACGTCGCCGAGCAGCTGCCGAACGCCCTCGACCGGGCGATCCGGACGGCCGAGTCGTCCCGCTGCCCGACCGCCCTGATCATCCCCGCGGATCTGCAGGAGGAGGAGTACTCCCCGCCGCAGCACGCGTTCAAGCAGGTGCCCTCCAGCCCGCCGAGCACGTCCTGGCCCCGGCCGGTCCCGCCCGAGGCCGACATCGCCGCGGCGGCCGAGGTGCTCAACGCCGGTGAGAAGGTCGCCATCCTCGTGGGGCAAGGGGCCCGCGGCGCGGCCGAGGAGGTCCGCGAGGTCGCCGAGATCACCGGCGCGGGCGTCGCCAAGGCGTTGCTGGGCAAGGACGTCCTGCCCGACGACCTGCCGTGGGTGACCGGCTCGATCGGGCTGCTCGGCACCCGCCCGAGCTACGAGCTGATGCGCGACTGCGACACGCTGCTGATCGTCGGCTCGAACTTCCCGTACAGCCAGTTCCTGCCGGACTTCGGCCAGGCGCGCGCGGTGCAGATCGACCTGGACGGCCGGCTGATCGGGATGCGCTACCCGACCGAGGTCAACCTCGTCGGCGACAGCGCGGCCACGCTGCGCGCGCTGCTGCCGAAGCTGACGAGCAAGCCGGACCGGGCGTGGCGCGAGACGATCGAGAAGAACGTCGCCTCCTGGTGGGAGACCGTCGAAAAGGAAGCCGCCGTCGACGCCGACCCGGTGAACCCGATGGCGATCGTCTCCGAGCTGTCGAAGCGGATCCCGGAGAACGCCATCGTCACCGCGGACTCCGGTTCCTCCACCAACTGGTACGCCCGCAACCTCCGCATGCGCGGGGACATGCGCGGGTCGCTGTCGGGCACCCTGGCCACGATGGGCCCGGGCGTGCCGTACGCCATCGGCGCCAAGTTCGCCCACCCCGACCGGCCGGTGATCGCCCTCGTCGGCGACGGCGCCATGCAGATGAACGGCCTCGCCGAGCTGATCACCATCGCCCGCTACCACACCCTGTGGATTGACCCGACCTGCGTGATCTGCGTCTTCCACAACAACGACCTCAACCAGGTCACCTGGGAGCTGCGCGCGATGGGCGGCGCCCCGAAGTTCGAGGAGTCCCAGAGCCTGCCGGACGTCGACTACGCCGGGTTCGCGCTGTCCCTCGGGCTGTCAGCCGTCACGGTCGACAAGCCGGACCAGCTCGCTTCGGCCTGGGACACCGCGCTCACCGCGGGCAAACCGGCGGTGCTGGACGTCCGCTGCGACCCGGACGTGCCGCCGATCCCGCCGCACGCCACGTTCGAGCAGGTGAAGTCGGCCGCCCAGGCGGTGCTGAAGGGCGACCCCGACGCGTTCCACCTCGTGGCGCAAGGAGTCAAGACGAAGCTGCAGGAATTCCTGCCCGGGAAGACCCGGTGA
- a CDS encoding DUF6292 family protein: MKPDPGHVEATALRDYVETVAELLRVEPAASWSEHGSPSTAYIALADRHAGRLLMLSWTDGGGWCLAVEPDGAEEPAVLVRWPEPARPRPAVVARRVHEALTEAAPHAKGSTHEPDSR; encoded by the coding sequence GTGAAACCGGATCCCGGGCACGTCGAGGCCACGGCCCTGCGCGACTACGTCGAAACCGTCGCCGAGCTGCTGCGCGTCGAACCGGCCGCGTCGTGGAGTGAACACGGCAGCCCGTCCACCGCCTACATCGCGCTGGCCGACCGGCACGCGGGCCGGTTGCTGATGCTGTCGTGGACCGACGGCGGCGGGTGGTGCCTGGCCGTGGAACCGGACGGCGCGGAAGAGCCCGCGGTCCTGGTCCGGTGGCCCGAACCGGCGCGGCCCCGGCCCGCCGTCGTGGCCCGCCGGGTGCACGAGGCGCTCACCGAAGCGGCACCGCACGCCAAAGGGAGTACTCATGAGCCAGACAGTCGGTGA
- a CDS encoding MarR family transcriptional regulator codes for MTQTWQEQDGADAALAALRAMVLIADSTVERNTEQLTLTQFRALRVVVDRTPVTMGRVARELAMNPSSVTRACDRLVALNLLEKAPNPLNRRETLLAPTGPGRQLVDRVDRDRRRVLAGVLSRLDPVTRTAAIAAFERFAGAVEADESDSRSLLRRAN; via the coding sequence GTGACGCAAACGTGGCAGGAGCAGGACGGCGCCGACGCGGCTTTGGCGGCGTTGCGGGCGATGGTGCTGATCGCCGACTCGACCGTCGAGCGGAACACCGAGCAGCTGACGCTGACCCAGTTCCGCGCGCTGCGGGTGGTGGTCGACCGGACCCCGGTCACCATGGGCCGGGTGGCGCGCGAGCTGGCGATGAACCCGTCGTCGGTCACCCGGGCGTGTGACCGGCTGGTCGCGCTGAACCTGCTGGAAAAGGCCCCCAATCCGCTGAATCGGCGCGAAACGCTGCTCGCCCCGACCGGGCCGGGGCGGCAGCTCGTGGACCGCGTCGACCGCGATCGCCGCCGGGTACTGGCGGGCGTGCTGAGCAGGCTCGATCCGGTGACGCGGACGGCCGCGATCGCCGCCTTCGAGCGGTTCGCCGGGGCGGTCGAAGCGGACGAATCGGATTCCCGCTCACTTTTGCGTCGCGCAAACTAA